One genomic segment of Sminthopsis crassicaudata isolate SCR6 chromosome 2, ASM4859323v1, whole genome shotgun sequence includes these proteins:
- the LOC141553312 gene encoding U1 small nuclear ribonucleoprotein C-like, producing MPKFYCNYCDTYLTYDSLSVRKTHCSGRKQKENVRDYYQKWMEEQAQSLIDKTTTAFQQGRIPLAPPLGGPMIPPPHPRVMGPPPPGMMPVGPSPNMRMPMGGNMPMMPGLPMMRPLPHPMMAPTCPVMPRPDR from the coding sequence ATGCCCAAGTTCTACTGCAATTACTGCGATACATATCTTACCTATGATTCTCTATCTGTGAGGAAGACACACTGCAGTGGAAGGAAGCAAAAAGAGAATGTGAGAGACTATTATCAAAAATGGATGGAAGAGCAAGCCCAGAGCCTGATTGATAAAACAACTACTGCGTTTCAGCAAGGGAGAATTCCTCTTGCTCCTCCACTAGGAGGGCCTATGATCCCACCTCCTCACCCTAGGGTGATGGGGCCCCCACCTCCTGGAATGATGCCTGTGGGGCCATCTCCTAATATGAGGATGCCCATGGGAGGCAATATGCCCATGATGCCTGGTCTTCCAATGATGAGGCCCCTTCCTCATCCCATGATGGCGCCCACATGCCCAGTAATGCCCAGACCAGACAgataa